DNA sequence from the Pseudophryne corroboree isolate aPseCor3 chromosome 6, aPseCor3.hap2, whole genome shotgun sequence genome:
GAGCGTGTCTTGGTTAGACGCCAGTCAGATGATTGGTGGAAGCGTCACCAGCACTCTGTGAGGGGCTCTCCTAGAGTGTCTCATGTGGGGGCTGCTCAGCCAGTGTCTGGCCTGGGGTCTTCCAGAGGGATTGCTCAGCCAGTGTCTGGCCTGGGGTCTTCTAGATGGGGTGCTCAGCCTGTGTCAGGATGGGGGTCCCCTGTTAGGAATGATGGGAGAGCTGCTCAGTCTAGACAGCTGGTACCACCCCAGTACTCTCCTATCAGTGTGCAGTGTGGTGAGGACATGATGGTGGTGACTGTGATGAGAGACCTGTATGGGAATGGGAAGCTGGTGAAGGCCTCAGACCTGAGTTTGGGACCCCAGTCTTGCAGTCCTGGTCCCCAGAGCACTGATACCAGTGTGGTCTTCAAGATTGGCCTCCAGGAGTGTGGGAACGCAGTACAGGTAATGGACTATGCTCTATCTTGGTGTGATGTGTCTATTTGCCTGGTGGCTGTGTCCTAGTGTCCCTGTCTATTACTATGAGTTAGTGGAGAAACTGAGACATGGGGTTCCTACTGATGCTTTGAGCTCTACAAAGCCTCTCCCTGTACTGTAACTGGTGCACCCTGAGTATAGATCTCACAAACCTTCCCTTACACCAGGGCTCTGGTAACTGCTGAGTCCTATACTGAGTACTGGACACCAGTGGCTAGGGAGCCTGGGAGCACTGACTATGCTTCCATTCTATGTACATTGTCTGAGTAGTGCACAGGGGTGTAGCCAAAACtttctggaccccatagcaacacTCTGAAGAAGCCCCTGTCCCAATATTTCAAGAGACCTCACTCTGCCACATAATGGGTCACATTACTGTATGTCGCACTATGCAAtgcagtacccctaattcacaccATGACACCATTCATATTATATAACCCTAAAAGGAACCGGCCCAGTGGCACTCCTAGGTATATCGTAGGCCACAATGTAAAAGTACTAGTCCCCCTATGTATCGCCCAATGGGGGGAAAAATgtatgtaacagggaaggtggcccctcggcTCTGGGGCCCTatagaagctgcactccctgcGCCTATGGTAGCTTTACCCCTGGTAGTGCACCTGTGTTGGAAGTTGGCAAAAGGATTGTGTTGGCTGACTGTTGCTCACTCTTAGTGGCCAGGTCAAAAAATAATCCCCCTTATCCATAGACTAGGTGCTACAAAGGCCCAaacttatcaagccttggagagtggtaactagctcggtgataaagtaccatccaatcagctcctaactatcatattattttatctttttttttttttttcaaacccagcctgtaacatggaagttaggagttgattgCTTGTTACTTTATCGTTGTGCTATATATCACTCCCATGCTTGTTAAATGGGGGGcctaaaggggacatttactaagcagtgataagagcggagaagtggccAAATCAGCCAATCGGCAgctctatcattttatagtattcaaattatagatgttacttcagtgctgattggttgccatgggcaacttctccactggctcacttctccgctcttatcactgcttagtaaatgtccccttaagtCTCCAGTGGAAACTGAGATCTTCCTTCTGCTCTCCTGCCTGGGCGGTGATGTAGCGCCAGGAGAGAATAGCCCAGGCTGGGGAACATTTGACATATGTCAGTGTGCTAGGGTAATGTGTGAGGTATACTATACTCGGGTTGCTGCAGATGTGATATGGGGCAGGCTTTACTATGGTGTCGTTGGTACACTATGTACGGCTGTCGCACTATCTAATAAGGGGATGTAGCTAtatgactggtggtctcctgatcACCAATCACAATACCAACCCCCCTACATCCCACCTACGTGAAATCCTGACAGTTGGtgtgccaactagcagggactactcccagtcatgggtgtccacaacacccatagagtgggaatagaacctgttgcgagcACAGCTCACCACCGTACCCGCAAGGGGTTTTGTTGTGCTCACCTTCCCCCGCCGGCGTTCTGTAGCCGGGATGTCCTGGATATAAGATGTCATGGCCACAGATCTTTCATTAAAGACTGTGTCCCTGTATAAGAACTTCTGGCATTACCAGGGTCTGCAGGCTGAATGATGGTAACTGTCTCTTCTTTGTCCTACAGATGACTGCAGACTGGCTGATCTACACCACCTCCCTGACCTACAGTCCAACATCCCCCAGTGGTGTACCCATCACCAGGACCAACTCTGCTGTGGTTCCCATCCAGTGTTTCTACCCCCGGTGAGTGGTTGTGCCCTGGATTTGTTTAACTTTTTTAAGTGATTTAGTTTATGGGTTCAATGCTACAGTAGGAGAACATTATACTTGGCAGTCTGAGGGTAGGGGGACTGGGAATGTATACCACACCCTGGATAACATCACCAGGCTTCTGTAACAAAGTGTTGACCAACACAATAGGGGACTTCAAGCTCTTCATGAGAGCAATTCCCTTCTGGTGATAGGAGGCTGCAAAACAAGAGGCTTATGGTGTTGGTTATATGAAGGTGGTGCCGCTTGTGTCCTGCAACATTCACCATTGAGAAGTGACCTTGTAGGTGTAGCCCAAGCAGCACCATAGGAAATAATACTATTACTGTAAGCCTGTAATGTGTCTCGCCAATGTAATGCACTGGAGTGCAGAAAAGTGTGAACTGTGGAAAATAGTACTATTCTGTCTGCTGACCACAGTGATCTCTTGGCTCTGAGAATGTAGGTGAAATTTCTCTATCTGCACCACCTCATACTCATAGACCGTTGATAGAACTGCATCCAAACAGACCTACAGTATGATGCTGCAAGTAATCACTATGTATGAATATAGTTGCTTTCTTCTACCTGTTAGTCTGGACCAATGCTGGTGGGTTTATTTGTATTGTGCAGACATAGTAATGTGAGCAGCAATGCCATCAAGCCAACATGGGTTCCGTTCAGTACCACAGTGTCCTCCGAAGAGAGACTGTCCTTCTCATTGCAGCTAATGATGGGTGAGTGAGGTGGGGGGTACAGTATGATGGTGCTGGATCTGGTCTCTTCTAATCCTGACTCTCTTACAGATGACTGGAGTGCACCCAGACCTTCCTCTGACTTCCAGCTGGGGGACATGTTCTACATAGAGGCCTCTGTGGACACTCAGAACCATGTCCCTATGATGCTGTTTGTGGATAGCTGTGTGGCCACTTTGTCTCCTGATGTCCAGTCCACCCCTAATTATGCTCTCATTGCCAACAATGGGTATGTTATACAGGTAGCTGTTTAGGCTGAACTCATGGTTCCACCTTGTGCCAATAACTAATGTATTCTATAGGTGCCTGGTGGATGGTCAGCAAGAAGATtcctcttctgccttcatatccccAAGACCTGAGCCAGACAAGCTCCGGTTCGTGGTTGATTCTTTCCGTTTCACTGGGATAGATGTCTCTCTGGTGAGGATTGGGTTTTGCTACAGCTCTAGTATGGCAGATAATGCTGATCATGTGACTCTTCTATGTTAGTGGCTGTGGACATCTACTGTTTCCTTTGTCCTATATCCTCTTCCTCCCCCCAGATCTATATCACTTGTACTCTGAGAGCTGCTGCAGCCACTCAAGTCCCTGATCCCATGAACAAGGCCTGTTCCTACGTGAAGGCATCTAGCAGGTGAGGCCGTTCTACTGTAACCTCCATACAGCTTACACTTATAGCAGGCAAGGATTATAATGTGAGGATAGTGTTGTCGGATAAAGCAGACTGTACAACAAGTGATTCTAGGTAAACTCTTGACACTTATTGGAACTATAGTCTGGATATCCCTAGAGGCAGCTACTTTTTAATAAGATCACACGGCATATAGCATCACATGTTCTTTATACCTTCGTTAGCTGAACAAGTCTGGAaggccctaccaccaccatctccaCTATGGAAGGTGTCTGACCATATGGAATACTTGACCCACTGACTCTATAGAATTAATAAAGAGTAACTTTCCCACTAGCTTAACATTCTGTAATGTCTCCTTAGCTGGACAGCTGTGGATGGCTCCAATACGATCTGCCAGTGCTGTGTCACTAAGAactgtgctgggacatccaggagcctGGTATCTCCTCTTGGAAGGCCAAGAAGAATTGGCAAAAGAGAAGTTGCAGATGGTGAGTTCCAGAACCTCTTGAGGTTGCCTTGTAGTAGGCAGCAATCTTAGATTCATAGTGAGCCTTGGTCTGATCACTACTGGCACTAGAGGGTGGTCAGGGGTCTGGATACAAGATCTGAAAGTCCATTCAGCCTGTGTGGAGAGCAATACTTGCATACATGAGGGAATTAAATAGAATAATGCCTGGCAATCTTCTATATGTAACCAAAATTAAGTGACTATTGTCCAAAACTGATGACCATACAGTATGCAACATTATTGGGCATAGATGTTAACAGAAGTGGTTGTCTTTCCCTGCAGGCTCATCTACAGGAGAACATGGATCAGTGACTTTGGGTCCTCTGCTGGTGGTTGGAACAGGAGATGTCCAGGCTTCCAGAATGACCATAGAGTCTGGGCATCTGGAACAGTGGGTGCTGGTGGCCATTGTGTCGGTCAGTCTGGTTGTGTTGCTTGGCTTTCTTGTTCTGACTGTAAAATGCATCATAAAGAGACATGCTTGTGTACAGGATGCAGAGAAATAAaatgctttaataaaaaaaaattgttcttGGGTCAATAGTCTTACGAACTTAAAACAGAACCCTTTCTGGTTTGATTCATATAATTGCTGTAAAATCTGCAACTATACCCAGCTATTGGCTTACTGTATCATATTGCCAAAGTTAACAGTGTGCTGTAGCCAGCAGGTCACCTATGGTTTCATATCCTGGGCAAGTCTGCTACAACCTTGGCCACCTACAGGTGTGGACAATGATGTAGGAATGGGTTTTGAAGTTGCCAGTACTGCAGGCATTTTTCAAGTCTCATTCCTGACTTTTGCCATGGTAACGAACCTTTTGAAAATTATCTATGGATATGGATATGTCTGGGTACTGTGTAGACTCAGTCTGGTGACCCACCTGCCCCATGCAGAAgctgtctctgtaccctcatgctgccataatgaccaggggcagattgggatgcaaaagcggccctgtaaaattttgtagaagtggcccaacatgggcagcacaagaggtataacataccgtgtagccctgGCAGCATcattggatggcagagttgctgagggggggggaggaggagagaatgaatggggacaatgcagtgtactgaggttGTCAttttgggggtggggccacatgaccacACACAATAGGCCCCGCAGACATTTCGGCCTACtgggaatcttcctggtgatccctatggccaatctgtCTCTGCCAGGGACCCCCTaaccaggatgctggcttttacgcAATACTCTTCTAGATCTGTTAGGGATGGTGGCATGCTGCGgtaatgtatgctcgccgtggtggggcttgcaaatagttccctcaggagcttagtgtcatgTCGGTGAGGAATGGGACAATTAACCCTGCATAAggtcatgttgacctatttccatgtcaaccttggtcATGTTGACCCAATGACAATGtcatatttcaggtgttgac
Encoded proteins:
- the LOC134935938 gene encoding zona pellucida sperm-binding protein 3-like, with the translated sequence MGMCVRWSWLLLVALVYGSGLASAGERVLVRRQSDDWWKRHQHSVRGSPRVSHVGAAQPVSGLGSSRGIAQPVSGLGSSRWGAQPVSGWGSPVRNDGRAAQSRQLVPPQYSPISVQCGEDMMVVTVMRDLYGNGKLVKASDLSLGPQSCSPGPQSTDTSVVFKIGLQECGNAVQMTADWLIYTTSLTYSPTSPSGVPITRTNSAVVPIQCFYPRHSNVSSNAIKPTWVPFSTTVSSEERLSFSLQLMMDDWSAPRPSSDFQLGDMFYIEASVDTQNHVPMMLFVDSCVATLSPDVQSTPNYALIANNGCLVDGQQEDSSSAFISPRPEPDKLRFVVDSFRFTGIDVSLIYITCTLRAAAATQVPDPMNKACSYVKASSSWTAVDGSNTICQCCVTKNCAGTSRSLVSPLGRPRRIGKREVADGSSTGEHGSVTLGPLLVVGTGDVQASRMTIESGHLEQWVLVAIVSVSLVVLLGFLVLTVKCIIKRHACVQDAEK